From one Thermomicrobiales bacterium genomic stretch:
- a CDS encoding sugar kinase produces MGWPRPAAGRPGWDLLTFGESMIRLTTPAGIRLESAVALDVTVGGAESNVAVALARLGRQVAWVSALPENALGRRIAREIGMHGVDVSPVVWVADARAGVYFMDTGSQPRPTRVLYDRENSAIAALDASAIDPAIVRAAGALHLTGITPALSGSAAAMCVNLANEAVDAGIPVALDVNFRSRLWNPAEARQGLSPLLQRITLLLCGIDDARTIWGIAGPPADVARALLDYTTASVVVVTAGAGGAVAISRAAPNAAVHQAAPSVQPIDPVGAGDAFAAGLLHRWLDEPDDLPGALRSGVALASLKMTIAGDFAIVTAEELAEAIDLVDGDAHAIDR; encoded by the coding sequence TTGGGCTGGCCACGACCAGCGGCCGGCCGGCCGGGCTGGGATCTGCTGACGTTCGGCGAATCAATGATCCGGCTGACGACCCCGGCGGGCATCAGGCTGGAGTCGGCGGTTGCCCTCGACGTCACGGTTGGAGGCGCGGAGTCGAACGTTGCCGTCGCGCTTGCGCGGCTCGGCCGGCAAGTCGCCTGGGTCTCCGCGTTGCCGGAGAACGCGCTCGGCCGTCGGATCGCCCGGGAGATCGGCATGCACGGCGTCGACGTGTCGCCGGTCGTCTGGGTTGCTGACGCGCGGGCCGGCGTCTACTTCATGGACACCGGCAGCCAGCCGCGCCCGACCCGCGTCCTCTACGACCGGGAGAACTCGGCTATTGCCGCGCTGGACGCCAGCGCGATCGATCCGGCGATCGTTCGCGCGGCGGGCGCGCTCCATCTCACTGGCATCACCCCGGCGCTCTCCGGCAGCGCGGCGGCAATGTGCGTCAACCTTGCGAACGAGGCAGTCGATGCCGGCATTCCGGTGGCGCTGGATGTCAATTTCCGCAGCAGACTCTGGAACCCAGCGGAGGCTCGGCAGGGGCTATCCCCGTTGCTGCAACGGATCACGCTGCTGCTCTGCGGGATCGACGACGCGCGCACGATCTGGGGTATAGCTGGGCCGCCGGCCGACGTGGCCAGAGCGTTGCTCGACTACACCACTGCGAGCGTCGTCGTTGTGACGGCCGGGGCCGGCGGCGCGGTCGCTATCTCGCGAGCAGCGCCGAATGCGGCCGTTCACCAGGCAGCGCCAAGCGTACAGCCGATCGACCCTGTCGGCGCGGGCGATGCGTTCGCGGCAGGGTTGCTCCATCGCTGGTTGGACGAGCCGGACGACCTGCCCGGGGCGTTGCGATCCGGTGTTGCGCTGGCGTCACTCAAGATGACCATTGCCGGCGACTTCGCGATTGTTACCGCCGAGGAGTTGGCGGAAGCGATCGATCTCGTCGACGGGGATGCCCACGCGATAGACCGCTAA